DNA from Archaeoglobus veneficus SNP6:
TGAATTCAACCAGTGGGGCATGGAAATTAAAAGAATCGATGCAGGAATTACTGACGTTGATGGTGTTTACTGCTGTGGAATCAAGGAGGGTAAATATGGCCTTGGCATTGTGAAGTGTAAGGGAAAAGTTGCAGGGGTTTTCACTCTCAATAAGCTGAAAGCCGCTCCAGTCATTGTGACAATGGAGCATATAAAGGGCGGAGAAATAGAGGGTATCATCGTAAACAGCGGAAATGCCAATGCCTTCACCGGCGAGCAGGGAATAAAAAATGCAAAAAGGATGGCCGAAATGCTCGCCGAGAGGCTGGGAGTAGATGCGAGCAAGATAGCCGTAGCCTCCACGGGCGTCATCGGAGTTCAGCTTGATATGGGCTGGATAGAGACGACCTTCGAATCCATTTTCCCGAGCCTTAACTCGAGTAGAGATGCAGCTCACAGCTTCGCAAAGGCAATAGTGACGACGGATGCCTTTACAAAGGAGTACGCAGTTAAAGCAGGTGATGTGATTATTGCAGGAGTTGCGAAGGGGGCAGGGATGATAGCCCCAAACATGGCCACCATGCTCGCGTTCATTTTTACTGATGCGGACTTCGAGAGTCATGAATTGCAGGAAATGCTGAAAAATGCAGTTGATGTATCCTTCAATGTAACGGTGGTTGACGGAGACACGTCAACGAACGACATGGTTCTGCTTGTTGCAACTGGCAAGAAGAAGGTGGACAGAGATGTTTTCCAGCAGGGACTCAACGAGGTTTGCATCAACCTCGCGAAGATGATTGCAATGGATGGCGAGGGTGCGTCAAAGCTGATTGAGGTTTATGTCAGGGGAGCTAAAAGCAAAGAAGATGCGTTCAAAGCTGCGAGAAGTGTCGTCTCATCTACACTCGTTAAGACTGCCGTTTTTGGCAACGACCCCAACTGGGGCAGAATCATTGCCGCTCTCGGCTACTCCGGAGCGGACGTCGACGACTGCATAACGCTCGTTCTCGAGGGAGAAGCGGGCTCTGTCAAGCTTCTTGACAGAGGAGAAATCATGAACACGAGGCAGAAAGCCAAGGAAATAATGAGAAACAGCAAGGAAATCAAGTTTGTAATTGACCTTCACAAGGGTAGCGAGGAGGGTTACGCAATCGGCTGCGACCTGACACACGACTATGTAAACCTGAACGCAAAGTACACGACCTGAGCTCACTGTAGATCGAACACGTCTCCGGTTAGACTGTCCATTATTCTCTTTTTCCCGTCCTCTTCAAATATCCAGAAAACCTTGTAGGCCTTTTCCTCCCTCAAAATATCTGTTCTTGGAGTCCACCAGGATATAACCCTCATATTGCCCCACAGAAAGGCACTCTCCATCGCCTTCTTCCTTGCATCTTCTCTGCCAACAAGCTCGTCCATCACAACATCGTTCGGCACATCCCACTCGTGAAGCTCTATAAAATCGTCGCCTCTCTCAACCCCAAAGCGGTAGCAGTCAACGTAGGCGTAGTAGTCGAGCTCTTTGTCCCTGCCAGCTATCCTTTTGAAGTACAGCCTGATGTGGAAAATCCTGTAGGGGTAGAGGACGAAAGTTCTGGCATCATCCGGTTTAAAAATCGGATTCATCACCTTAACTCTGGTCATGTCCACCATTCCGGTTACCTACGATAACGAATTGATAAGACTTGCCCCGTGCCTATCTAATTAGATTATAATTTTTTCATACTTAATATGTACTACCAAACATTTATTTTACTTATTCGTCAATCTTGATAAAAATAGTTCAGATAGAAACCCCTTTATATGGAGTCTTGCAACGAATTCAGAGCCTTGGGGAGGTGTGTGAATGGGTCTCAGCAGCGCAGCATGGATGACCTTGCTTATTCCGACGATTTTGGGCATCGCTGTGATGATTGTGTACGGCTTCTGGGATAAAATAACGGGCAAGGAGTATCTCGTTACGGACGAAATTCTTGGCTACGACGAAGGTCTGGAGGAGTGAATATGAGCGTTCTGATTGGATTTGTGGTATATCTAGCAGTCCTCATGTACATTGGCTGGTGGGCAAGCAGGTACACGAAAACAGAAGACCAGTATTTCGTAGGTGGCAGAAGGGTTCGGGTCATTGCTGCTGCTTTGAGTGACAAGGCAAGTGACTTCAGCGGCTGGTTAATGCTCGGTTATCCCGGCCAGGCCTTTAAGTCAGGACTTGGCGCATTCTGGGCAGCGATAGGATGTCTATTCGGAACCCTCGCCGACTACGTTCTGATTGGGCCAAGGCTCAGGATCTACACAGGAAAGTTCAGAGCCATAACTGTCCCAGATTACTTGGAAGCGAGACTCAAGGATGACACGAAGCTCATCAGAATTCTTGGAGCGATAATCATCCTGATCTTCATGACGGCATACGTCTCCGCCCAGTTTGCTGCCGGAGGCAAGGCTCTGGCACAGGCGTTTGGCATAGACGTCAATACAGCGATTCTGGTAACGGCCATCATCGTAACGGCCTACGTTCTGACTGGTGGATTCTTTGCTGTTGTTTGGACTGATGTGATTCAGGCTCTGTTCATGCTTGCCACATTGATAATAGTTCCGATTCTTGCGCTGGCAAGTGTTGGTGGTCTGGACAGAGCTACGGAGATCATGGCGAGCGTGGATCCGAATCACCTGCATCCCTTCGGTGGCGCTGCTGGTTTCGCTGCCGTGGTCTTTGCGATAGGCTACGCGTCGTGGATCGTCGGCTACCTCGGCCAGCCACACATAGTGACGAGGTATATGAGCGTCGAAGATCCGAGAAAGCTCAGAAGGCCTGGAATATTCATCAGCGGCATATGGACGATCATCGTTCTGTGGGGCGCATTCTTCGCAGGTTTCCTTGGCTTTGCGCTGGTAGAAGGTGGAATCGTCCAGGTTGAAGACCCAGAACGAATCATTCCGGCAATTGCGCTCGAACTCATGCCATCGTGGCTGGCAGGCTTCGTTATAGCAGGTATTCTGGCGGCGATAATGTCTACCGCTGATTCACAGCTCCTCGTAGCATCTTCTGCTATCTCGAGGGATCTGTACCATAAAGTTCTCGGAAAAGAGCTCGGAAAGAAGCAGATGGTCAACATTGGCAGGCTTGTGGTTATAGCTCTCGCAATAGTGGCTCTCTACTATGCGATGAGCGGAAACAAGATAGTTTACGCAATGGTCGCCACCGCCTGGGGAGGTCTGGCAGTTGGCTTCGGGCCGATTCTGACGCTCAGCCTGTGGTGGAAGAGGGTTACGAAGGAAGCTGGAATTGCAGGAATGGCCTACGGCCTGATTTCGGAGGTCATCTTAGAGTCATCGATATACGGGTGGTCTTTCCACCCCGACGCTCCAGGAATCTTTGGTTCAATAGGAGCAGCACTGAACGGAGTTCCCGTGTTCTTCGTGAACTTCTTCGTAACCCTGCTCGTCATTGTCGTTGTCAGCTTGGTTACGAAGCCTCCAGAGGACATCGTTAAACTGCACGGAGAGATATTCAGGAAGGTTCCGGTTAGTGCGATGGAAGCGAGGAGCAGGAGCCAGGTGGAGAACGTTGCAGAGTTCGCCAGAGCAAAGGGGCTTGCTTAAACTTTTTTTGTTTCTTTTTGTGGGTTGGGAAGATAAAGACACTTTTAGGGTCATTTCTGCCGGTTTCAAATTCTAAGGATATCCATTCTTCGGCTCCTTGTGAAGTGGCTCTTAACGGATGACGAAATTTGAATTTACTAAAGAAGCTGACGAGATCATTAAAAAAGAGAGCGATAAACTCGTTAAATTATGAGCTACGAAGTTTACATATTCAAAAAACCAGAAAGAAGGTTGATAAATTCCTGACGGAGATAGAATTAAGGATAAATTAGGAGGTCTTAAAAACTTTCGAGAGTTCGTACATGTCTATCAACTAAATAAGTCTATTCCCTCTTTTACACACGGTTCTTTAAAACCTCCATCGAGAGAAATCAGATATTTAATCCTGTAAAGTTTTATCACAATATTAAATTATCCCTATCTCATTACAAACTTCATCCATAAGCCCAGTTTCATGACTGTACTTGAGATTTGCAATAATTATTCTGTGATCCCTATCATACCAGAAGATCTCTCCAAATTTATCCTGCAAGGCATAAAACTTCCAGTAAGGGAGCGGGACCAAGTATCGGTGAACCTCAATTCCTCTTCCGCTTTTAATTAATCTAACGGCCTTATCTGCAAATCTTACTGGGACAACTTCCAAACCCTGAAACATTCTGTAAAACTGGTGTTCACTTTCAGTCTTTTTAAGTGGTTGCAGATCTTCAAAAAGTTCGAGAGCAGTGAGTCTGTGCTCTTCTATTTCTTTGACAAGTTGGCTCTTTATTTTGGAGTAGGCCTCACTTACAAGGTTGGGGATAAGCGATTCCTTGAGTTCCTGCCCATCTAAGTTCTTTAAGATTTTGATACTCTCTCTTACAACATCATATGGTTTGTAAACGTTCTCATCTTTCTCAGAACCGTCAGTTAAAACGTAGACATCAGCTATTCTCTTTTCTTTCCATCCCTGTCGGTTTACTCTTCCAAATCGCTGAATAAGAGCATCAAGAGGTGCGGGTTCTGTCAGAATTGTCTGAAAGCTTATGTCTAGTGATACTTCAACAACCTGTGTTGCAACAACGAAATCATAACCGTCCAAATCTCTCCTCAATTTTCTCTCAAGCTCCTCCCTATTTCCGTAGGTAAACCGGCTGTGAAGAAGCATAACGCGATAACCAAGGCTTTTAAGTCGTTTATAAACCTCAATCGCCCTATCGACAGTATTGCATGCAATTAATGCAGGTGTAAGATTTCTCTCTTTAAATTTCTCTGCAAAGCTTTGAAGGTTCTCCTCAATATTTCCCTTAACAATTTTAACGCGATGTCTTGTGAAGCGATCAGCATCCTCGCTTGGAATTTTTAGCTTCTCTGGATTCAGCAATTCAATAAAAAGCTCCTCAATGAAGTCCGGCAGAGTTGCAGACATGATCAAAGCTTTCGTTTTGTGTTCTTTAAGTATCTCCAGCATTGCAAGAATTATTCCCAGAATATTCGGTTCATAGGCATGTATCTCATCAAAGATTAGCAAAGCATTTTTCAGCTCACTTAGCGTCATTTCGAAGAACCCAACACCGAAAAATGCCTTCATTATCTGGAATGGCGTTGTTACTTTTAAGGGTGTGAATATTTTTTGATAGAGACTTGAGAGGCGCTTATATTCAAAATTTGAAGCGTAGAGATAGTAGGATGATGAACTATGTAAAACACCAACTAACTCCGGACTTTTAAAATATTCCAGCATTCTGTCATACATTGCATTAATGCTTGCCTTATACGGTAAAACATAGAAAATTCTGTTGGAAACTCCTCTTTTGGTTGAATGACTATTAGCGTCTGCCCACAAAAGAGCACTCTCAGTCTTCCCATATCCAGTGGGTGCCCTGAGAAGGAGATTTCCTTTAATTTGATTTGCCTGTTTCTGCAAAGGTCTCCACTCTTCTCTTGGAATTCTGAACGCAATAACCTCGGCTATAAATGGAAGAAGTCTTACTGAGTTCTCACCTGCAGATGACAGATGATCACATGCATTCAGCAACCCTTTGAGAAAAATTAGCTCTTCTTTGTATTTTTCCCAATTTCGATCATACCAATTTAGCAGTCCATCGAAATTATATTCCTTAATTCCCTTTTTCCAGTCATCAGAGAGCTTAAACTTTCCGATAGTCTTGCCAAAAACATAGATCTCCCAGTATGGGATTTTTGGCATGAAAACTTCTTCAACATAGTCAGAATTTTCAAGGAGTTCATCAACTCTCTCAAGATAGCTCATCCATACGAATTCTTCGGCTTTAGTTGGTACCGGAAGGTCATTCAAGTATCTGTGGTGGGTCAAAATTGCAAGAGCAATCAAATTTCTTTCTTCCTCGACACAATCCAAAAACTGTGTAAATGCTGTTGAAAGGATCTCATGTCTGTATCCCCAGATTTCTCCTTTTGCTCCAGCTCTCTGAAAACCAACTGAACACTTGCCAAGATCATGCAAAAGAATGGAGTAAAAAAGAAGCTCCCAGAAATTTTTGCGTATTTCAGAAATCCACGGAAATGCAGTTTTTATACTCTTCATCACATTAAGAGCATCATTGACATGGCATTCGAGAAAATCGTTGGGGTTAAACTTTGCCATGCAGACCTTCATAGAGCCATACTCCGATGTCTATTTCGGGGTCGTAAGGAAGCTTACCATTGTATGTTTGTCGCTTTCTTTGAGCTAAATTTCTGGGAAAAGGCAGAATAGTAAATGGTTTTACTATTTTTGCTCTTCTTGGTGTCGTTGAGTAATCAAATTCCACTGGAAGTGCATGAACCAAACCCGGCAAACCTGAAGCTATTGGAACAATAGTTCCTCCAACAGGAACATTCGCCCTTTCTTTAAGCTCGATCTTCTCTATCTTTTCTACTGTGGCTATGTCGCTTGAACGTCCAAGCAACAATTGAAATTTCGGCTTTCTGAAGTATTTTTCCCATTCGTCAGGCAGGTAAAGATGAAGGGTGTTGTCGAACAACACCTCTCGCCTTATTACATCAGTTTCAGTTTTCCCCAAGGCATAGATTCTTTCAAGATCTACTCCTTTACCCTCACTCTTGAAGACATATCCAACGAATGGAATTTCGCTGAAAGACGCTATTTCGCCTCTTGCCGCTGACAATATGCCCTGAATTGTCGAGAGCGGAGGGACTGGTAAGGTGGGCTGATAGCCTGACTGGAATGTGGGATATCTAAAGCTTGCAGTCCAGCTTTTTATTTTTACTCGTATCATAGATCAACCATAGTAAGCTTCGATTTCTTCAGCAAACTTTTCTATTGCATCACCAACAGTTGTAACCACGACTTCGATTCCCTTTTCATTAAGAGAGTTTTTGACTTTCTTTAACTCGTCTTCCCACTCCCTCATGAATCCCTTGTCTTTGCCAATGAAAAGTTTCTTCGGATTGAGGAGATCTTTGAACTCAAGAATCCTTGAAATTAAAGCTTCAGAGTCAAATTTTATTTCCCCTCTATCCTCATAAATTATCTCACTTATGAATGGGTTTATACC
Protein-coding regions in this window:
- the argJ gene encoding bifunctional ornithine acetyltransferase/N-acetylglutamate synthase produces the protein MEIKRIDAGITDVDGVYCCGIKEGKYGLGIVKCKGKVAGVFTLNKLKAAPVIVTMEHIKGGEIEGIIVNSGNANAFTGEQGIKNAKRMAEMLAERLGVDASKIAVASTGVIGVQLDMGWIETTFESIFPSLNSSRDAAHSFAKAIVTTDAFTKEYAVKAGDVIIAGVAKGAGMIAPNMATMLAFIFTDADFESHELQEMLKNAVDVSFNVTVVDGDTSTNDMVLLVATGKKKVDRDVFQQGLNEVCINLAKMIAMDGEGASKLIEVYVRGAKSKEDAFKAARSVVSSTLVKTAVFGNDPNWGRIIAALGYSGADVDDCITLVLEGEAGSVKLLDRGEIMNTRQKAKEIMRNSKEIKFVIDLHKGSEEGYAIGCDLTHDYVNLNAKYTT
- a CDS encoding sodium/proline symporter; translated protein: MNMSVLIGFVVYLAVLMYIGWWASRYTKTEDQYFVGGRRVRVIAAALSDKASDFSGWLMLGYPGQAFKSGLGAFWAAIGCLFGTLADYVLIGPRLRIYTGKFRAITVPDYLEARLKDDTKLIRILGAIIILIFMTAYVSAQFAAGGKALAQAFGIDVNTAILVTAIIVTAYVLTGGFFAVVWTDVIQALFMLATLIIVPILALASVGGLDRATEIMASVDPNHLHPFGGAAGFAAVVFAIGYASWIVGYLGQPHIVTRYMSVEDPRKLRRPGIFISGIWTIIVLWGAFFAGFLGFALVEGGIVQVEDPERIIPAIALELMPSWLAGFVIAGILAAIMSTADSQLLVASSAISRDLYHKVLGKELGKKQMVNIGRLVVIALAIVALYYAMSGNKIVYAMVATAWGGLAVGFGPILTLSLWWKRVTKEAGIAGMAYGLISEVILESSIYGWSFHPDAPGIFGSIGAALNGVPVFFVNFFVTLLVIVVVSLVTKPPEDIVKLHGEIFRKVPVSAMEARSRSQVENVAEFARAKGLA
- a CDS encoding CRISPR-associated helicase/endonuclease Cas3 gives rise to the protein MKVCMAKFNPNDFLECHVNDALNVMKSIKTAFPWISEIRKNFWELLFYSILLHDLGKCSVGFQRAGAKGEIWGYRHEILSTAFTQFLDCVEEERNLIALAILTHHRYLNDLPVPTKAEEFVWMSYLERVDELLENSDYVEEVFMPKIPYWEIYVFGKTIGKFKLSDDWKKGIKEYNFDGLLNWYDRNWEKYKEELIFLKGLLNACDHLSSAGENSVRLLPFIAEVIAFRIPREEWRPLQKQANQIKGNLLLRAPTGYGKTESALLWADANSHSTKRGVSNRIFYVLPYKASINAMYDRMLEYFKSPELVGVLHSSSSYYLYASNFEYKRLSSLYQKIFTPLKVTTPFQIMKAFFGVGFFEMTLSELKNALLIFDEIHAYEPNILGIILAMLEILKEHKTKALIMSATLPDFIEELFIELLNPEKLKIPSEDADRFTRHRVKIVKGNIEENLQSFAEKFKERNLTPALIACNTVDRAIEVYKRLKSLGYRVMLLHSRFTYGNREELERKLRRDLDGYDFVVATQVVEVSLDISFQTILTEPAPLDALIQRFGRVNRQGWKEKRIADVYVLTDGSEKDENVYKPYDVVRESIKILKNLDGQELKESLIPNLVSEAYSKIKSQLVKEIEEHRLTALELFEDLQPLKKTESEHQFYRMFQGLEVVPVRFADKAVRLIKSGRGIEVHRYLVPLPYWKFYALQDKFGEIFWYDRDHRIIIANLKYSHETGLMDEVCNEIGII
- the cas5b gene encoding type I-B CRISPR-associated protein Cas5b — protein: MIRVKIKSWTASFRYPTFQSGYQPTLPVPPLSTIQGILSAARGEIASFSEIPFVGYVFKSEGKGVDLERIYALGKTETDVIRREVLFDNTLHLYLPDEWEKYFRKPKFQLLLGRSSDIATVEKIEKIELKERANVPVGGTIVPIASGLPGLVHALPVEFDYSTTPRRAKIVKPFTILPFPRNLAQRKRQTYNGKLPYDPEIDIGVWLYEGLHGKV